In Aquimarina sp. TRL1, a single window of DNA contains:
- a CDS encoding peptidoglycan DD-metalloendopeptidase family protein: MKCCKKQLYVLSFLLLTQLGIQAQEIYNAVPIAYKPLTIEGSVIQMPIYKNKDIADWSNKYIAAEEKRVKSLYPEYDLLWNNESFNAYSHKEKVTYPIELNFEEETFAAPVDHVMYITSRYGWRRRRAHQGIDIDLVTGDNVRSILAGKVRYARYHSGHGKTVVIRHNNGLESVYAHLSEYDVKENDEVKKGQVIGKGGVSGNARGSHLHLEIRYHGISVNPEYFFDFTKKQSIRAKKIFVTKRWTNPRSHRSTRQSKIVVHESKDHIAQDIEEQKKIYIVKRGDTLSRIARKYHMNISEICRINSIRHNSVLSIGQQIIIY; encoded by the coding sequence AACAACTGTATGTTCTTTCCTTTTTATTGCTTACCCAATTAGGAATACAAGCTCAAGAAATATATAATGCAGTACCGATAGCATATAAGCCACTCACGATAGAAGGAAGTGTAATTCAAATGCCGATATATAAAAATAAAGATATTGCTGATTGGTCTAATAAATATATAGCAGCTGAAGAAAAAAGAGTAAAGAGTCTGTATCCTGAATATGACTTATTGTGGAATAATGAAAGCTTTAATGCTTATTCTCATAAAGAAAAAGTAACCTATCCTATTGAGCTAAATTTTGAAGAAGAAACATTTGCAGCACCGGTTGATCATGTAATGTATATTACTTCCAGATATGGTTGGCGTAGGAGAAGAGCGCATCAGGGGATTGATATTGATTTGGTAACCGGAGATAATGTGCGATCTATTTTAGCAGGGAAAGTACGATATGCCAGGTATCATTCAGGGCATGGAAAAACAGTCGTTATACGGCATAATAATGGTTTAGAAAGTGTTTATGCGCATTTATCAGAATATGATGTAAAAGAAAATGATGAGGTAAAAAAAGGTCAGGTTATAGGAAAGGGAGGAGTGAGTGGTAATGCAAGAGGAAGCCACTTGCATTTAGAAATCAGATACCACGGAATTAGTGTGAATCCTGAATATTTCTTTGATTTTACTAAAAAGCAATCCATTCGAGCTAAAAAAATATTCGTAACTAAACGGTGGACAAATCCGAGATCTCACCGGTCTACCAGGCAAAGTAAGATTGTTGTTCATGAATCTAAAGATCACATAGCACAAGACATCGAGGAACAAAAGAAAATTTATATTGTAAAAAGAGGAGATACACTATCCAGAATTGCCCGAAAATATCACATGAATATTTCAGAAATATGCAGGATCAATTCGATCAGACATAATTCTGTTTTAAGCATTGGCCAGCAAATCATCATTTATTAA
- a CDS encoding ankyrin repeat domain-containing protein, which yields MKATLVTLILSLVFFLNQSHAQQKNPFFQKEFWQTNPSKEDIDKKIKEGFSIHDADPYGFDPTTYAIFGDNSIETIDYLVQKGNSVNKKTHDFRTYIFWAAYRGNLPLMKYFKDKGAKMDLRDSHGFTLLLFAAVTGQQNQKLYDFCIANGADITKETDHHGSNALHLIIPRLKDLTMVDYFINKGLAINSIDHDGNGIFNFAVRSGNKELLDQLIKRGVSYKEHTKVGGNAFLFVDATQENTLSLLTYLEELGIQPNITTAKGITPLHKVANATDTKVFEFFLNKGVDINKQDEQGNTALFNAAGRNTLAAVKFLAEKSNAVTTVNKKGETALTRAIRTNTDEVVSYLISKGADVHLKDKNGNNLAFHLIQSFNGKGKAFFDKKIAALQKGGLSIAEKQKDGRTLLHLAVDKNDLELVKKVSDFKIDVNAKDANGNTALHYAAMKSKNDKILKFLISLGADTNIKTDFDETVFDLAIDNEFLKKEKVDLQFLK from the coding sequence ATGAAAGCAACTTTAGTAACACTGATTCTCAGTCTGGTGTTCTTTTTAAACCAATCACATGCCCAGCAAAAGAACCCTTTTTTTCAAAAAGAATTCTGGCAAACCAACCCTTCTAAAGAAGACATAGATAAAAAAATTAAAGAGGGATTTTCTATCCATGATGCGGATCCATATGGTTTTGATCCTACTACATATGCTATTTTTGGGGATAATTCTATAGAAACAATAGATTACTTGGTTCAAAAGGGAAATTCTGTAAATAAAAAAACACACGATTTTAGAACTTATATTTTTTGGGCAGCTTATAGAGGAAACCTGCCTTTGATGAAATATTTTAAAGATAAAGGAGCAAAAATGGATCTAAGAGATTCTCATGGGTTTACTTTATTACTTTTTGCAGCAGTGACCGGGCAACAAAATCAAAAACTATACGACTTTTGTATTGCCAATGGAGCAGATATTACCAAAGAGACAGATCATCATGGCAGCAATGCTCTTCATCTGATTATTCCTAGGTTAAAAGACCTGACAATGGTCGATTATTTTATAAACAAAGGGTTAGCTATAAACAGTATAGATCATGATGGAAATGGTATCTTTAATTTTGCTGTTAGGTCTGGAAATAAAGAATTATTAGACCAGTTGATAAAACGAGGAGTTTCTTATAAGGAACATACAAAAGTAGGAGGGAACGCATTTTTATTCGTGGATGCGACTCAGGAAAACACATTGTCACTACTAACTTATTTGGAAGAACTAGGAATTCAACCCAATATAACGACTGCCAAAGGGATAACTCCATTACATAAGGTAGCCAATGCGACGGATACAAAAGTTTTTGAATTTTTCTTGAATAAAGGAGTTGACATCAATAAACAAGATGAACAGGGGAATACAGCATTATTTAATGCCGCAGGACGAAATACACTGGCAGCGGTTAAATTTTTAGCAGAAAAATCAAATGCGGTTACTACCGTAAATAAAAAAGGAGAAACAGCATTGACCAGAGCAATCCGTACAAATACGGATGAAGTAGTGTCCTATTTAATTTCTAAAGGTGCAGATGTTCATCTAAAAGACAAAAATGGAAATAACTTAGCTTTTCATTTAATACAGTCTTTTAATGGAAAAGGAAAAGCATTTTTTGATAAAAAAATAGCAGCCTTGCAAAAAGGAGGATTATCCATTGCAGAGAAGCAGAAAGATGGAAGAACACTTTTACATTTGGCTGTGGATAAGAATGATCTCGAACTAGTAAAGAAAGTGTCTGATTTTAAAATAGATGTCAATGCCAAAGACGCAAATGGAAATACAGCATTACACTATGCAGCGATGAAATCTAAGAACGATAAAATATTGAAATTTTTAATTTCTTTAGGAGCTGATACGAATATTAAAACAGATTTTGATGAAACTGTTTTTGATTTGGCTATTGATAATGAGTTTTTGAAGAAAGAAAAAGTAGATCTTCAATTTTTGAAATAG
- a CDS encoding response regulator, whose protein sequence is MTYVIISGGIFLVALFLLIKSRLTITSLKTKNKELQASYEEVQFKSNEQNEFIYSLIQELRTPLYGIMGLTHLIVDEHPEIGQDKKLKSLKFAGDHLLTLINNVLQVHAIDNNDITVQQTVFNLKESLQNMLNSFSYTTDNSSKLHFNYDRRITKLVKGDQTILSQILMNLICNALRFTKNGNVFFSVDLIKESPTINTIKFSIKHDGSELSKEDQNSIYDEFTNIEKAKRSYLGAGINYKIIKKLTDTINSTITIDNNPAIGSEYSFTVTYETFQKLEDYLELPKEKEEKIKVLVVDDNKLNLLVAQKILTKENLICQTLDNGFDAIELLKNEQFDIVLMDINMPNLNGIGTTKRIRKFNTKTPIIALTAVDITQLNLQITQAGINDYILKPYNKNHLLQVIHKHTIAKDRIIEDSY, encoded by the coding sequence ATGACTTATGTAATCATTAGTGGAGGGATTTTTTTAGTGGCTTTATTTTTGTTAATAAAAAGTCGATTGACTATTACATCTCTTAAAACTAAAAATAAAGAATTGCAGGCTTCTTATGAGGAGGTACAATTTAAATCTAATGAGCAGAATGAATTTATTTATTCTTTGATACAAGAATTAAGAACTCCTTTGTATGGTATTATGGGGCTTACTCATCTTATCGTAGATGAACATCCCGAGATAGGACAAGACAAAAAACTTAAATCATTAAAGTTTGCCGGGGATCACCTATTAACTCTAATCAATAATGTCTTACAAGTACATGCCATTGATAACAATGACATTACAGTACAGCAAACGGTATTCAATCTAAAAGAATCTTTGCAAAACATGCTTAATTCTTTTAGCTATACAACTGATAACAGTAGCAAATTACATTTTAATTACGACCGAAGAATTACCAAATTAGTCAAAGGAGATCAAACAATTTTGTCACAGATATTGATGAATTTGATCTGTAATGCATTGCGATTTACTAAAAATGGAAATGTGTTCTTTTCTGTTGATCTGATAAAGGAATCTCCCACGATTAATACGATTAAGTTTAGTATCAAGCACGATGGAAGCGAACTTTCTAAAGAGGATCAAAATTCTATTTATGATGAGTTCACTAATATAGAAAAAGCCAAACGTTCCTATCTGGGCGCTGGTATCAATTATAAAATCATCAAAAAACTTACTGACACTATTAACAGTACAATCACCATTGACAATAATCCGGCTATTGGTTCTGAATATTCCTTTACTGTTACTTATGAAACGTTCCAGAAACTAGAAGATTATCTCGAACTCCCTAAAGAGAAGGAAGAGAAAATAAAGGTTTTAGTAGTTGATGACAATAAGCTAAACCTTCTGGTAGCACAAAAAATATTAACTAAAGAAAATCTTATTTGCCAAACACTGGATAATGGTTTTGATGCTATAGAGTTATTAAAAAATGAGCAGTTTGATATTGTTTTAATGGATATTAACATGCCTAATTTAAACGGAATCGGAACCACCAAAAGAATTCGAAAGTTTAATACCAAAACTCCGATCATAGCACTTACAGCTGTAGATATAACACAATTAAATCTCCAGATAACTCAGGCTGGAATTAATGATTATATCTTAAAACCCTATAACAAAAATCATCTGCTACAAGTAATTCATAAACATACGATTGCTAAAGACCGTATTATAGAGGATTCGTATTAA
- a CDS encoding DUF2271 domain-containing protein: MKNKYIVLTGLIAFFMVAASFTAYKSTATKKYKCMIQMINYTGEKAYVVTSLMTPDGKYEKTLNVLGDDEEWYSDLPKWWSFSNGINEDIDAITGATIGNGERHISILEIDEEKIDAGYTIRFETAVENQEYYSKDVEIPLQSSTIRNKVNGSGYIRYVRMIPN; the protein is encoded by the coding sequence ATGAAAAATAAATATATAGTACTAACAGGGCTAATTGCTTTTTTTATGGTAGCAGCATCTTTTACAGCATATAAAAGTACAGCGACCAAAAAATATAAATGTATGATTCAGATGATTAATTATACAGGAGAAAAAGCATATGTTGTCACCTCATTAATGACACCAGATGGGAAGTATGAAAAAACACTTAATGTTTTAGGGGATGATGAAGAGTGGTATTCTGATTTACCAAAATGGTGGAGTTTTTCTAATGGAATTAATGAAGATATAGATGCAATAACAGGAGCTACAATAGGAAATGGAGAACGTCATATTAGTATATTGGAAATTGATGAAGAAAAAATTGATGCAGGATATACCATCAGATTCGAAACGGCAGTAGAAAACCAGGAATACTATAGTAAAGATGTAGAAATACCATTACAGTCATCAACCATACGAAATAAAGTAAACGGTAGTGGATATATCCGTTATGTACGAATGATACCAAACTAA